One Kribbella sp. NBC_00662 genomic region harbors:
- a CDS encoding ABC transporter substrate-binding protein, which produces MNLTHPGQFSRRRLLGLGGGLAAGIGLAPMLTACGDSTSSAATPAGGGTLTMGINATPDTLDPGATGLALTLLISFALFDPLVYWLPDGKGGSAFHPGLAESWTISPDASVYTFKLRKGVTFHDGTTFDAKAVKATYDHVVDPKTKSKSGLGALGPYKETKILDDYTVQIVFTAPNASFLHQQAAGNFGISSPAALAKYGPTAYGNNPVGTGPFTFQSYQAGSQLTLLKNPKYTWGPKALGEGPAKLDKLVFRIVTDDSGRYNALQSGQLQIAMNLPPNNISAAQKSGKFQQLLVPSIGTPLGMPINVTKPPTDDPLVRQAIMYAVDQDALVKDVLYDVYKPAHNVLTPITPGYSAAASKTYSYDPDKAGQLLDQAGWTVGDGGIRTKNGKKLSLEIILFSGGGLELPTQFVVSELQKAGFSANTAVQPFATAQASFNSGAHNLGSFGYYGADPYLLNIWVNSNAIQSGFNWSHYANPAVDKLIAKANATAADATRNGLYEQVGAKLMQDSMYLPLWDVAGAFTLSPKVQNLHQTLNGYLAFHSATVG; this is translated from the coding sequence ATGAACCTCACGCATCCAGGTCAGTTCTCCCGCCGCAGGCTGCTCGGCCTCGGCGGCGGGCTGGCCGCCGGGATCGGCCTCGCCCCGATGCTCACCGCCTGCGGTGACAGCACCTCGTCCGCGGCCACGCCCGCCGGCGGCGGCACGTTGACCATGGGGATCAACGCCACCCCCGACACCCTCGACCCCGGTGCCACCGGACTCGCGCTCACGCTGCTGATCTCGTTCGCGCTGTTCGACCCGCTGGTCTACTGGCTGCCGGACGGGAAGGGCGGCAGTGCCTTCCACCCGGGCCTGGCGGAGTCGTGGACGATCTCGCCCGACGCCTCGGTCTACACCTTCAAGCTGCGCAAGGGCGTGACGTTCCACGACGGGACCACGTTCGACGCGAAGGCGGTCAAGGCGACGTACGACCACGTGGTCGACCCGAAGACCAAGTCCAAGAGCGGTCTCGGCGCGCTGGGGCCGTACAAGGAGACCAAGATCCTCGACGACTACACCGTCCAGATCGTCTTCACGGCGCCGAACGCGTCGTTCCTGCACCAGCAGGCGGCCGGCAACTTCGGCATCTCGTCGCCGGCCGCGCTGGCGAAGTACGGGCCGACGGCGTACGGGAACAATCCGGTCGGGACCGGACCGTTCACGTTCCAGAGCTACCAGGCCGGCAGCCAGCTGACGCTGCTGAAGAATCCGAAGTACACCTGGGGTCCGAAGGCGCTGGGCGAGGGCCCGGCCAAGCTGGACAAGCTGGTGTTCCGGATCGTCACCGACGACAGCGGCCGCTACAACGCCTTGCAGAGCGGGCAGTTGCAGATCGCGATGAACCTGCCGCCCAACAACATCTCGGCCGCGCAGAAGTCCGGCAAGTTCCAGCAGTTGCTGGTGCCCTCCATCGGTACGCCGCTGGGGATGCCGATCAACGTGACCAAACCGCCGACCGACGACCCGCTGGTGCGGCAGGCGATCATGTACGCCGTCGACCAGGACGCGCTCGTGAAGGACGTCCTGTACGACGTCTACAAGCCCGCGCACAACGTGCTCACCCCGATCACGCCGGGGTACAGCGCGGCGGCGAGCAAGACCTACTCCTACGACCCGGACAAGGCCGGCCAACTGCTCGACCAGGCCGGCTGGACGGTCGGCGACGGCGGGATCCGGACCAAGAACGGCAAGAAGCTCAGCCTCGAGATCATCCTGTTCAGCGGCGGCGGGCTGGAGTTGCCGACGCAGTTCGTCGTCTCGGAGCTGCAGAAGGCCGGGTTCAGCGCGAACACCGCCGTACAGCCGTTCGCGACGGCGCAGGCGAGCTTCAACTCCGGCGCGCACAACCTGGGTTCCTTCGGCTACTACGGCGCGGACCCCTACCTGCTCAACATCTGGGTCAACTCCAACGCGATCCAGTCCGGCTTCAACTGGTCGCACTACGCCAACCCCGCGGTGGACAAGCTGATCGCCAAGGCGAACGCGACCGCCGCCGACGCCACCCGCAACGGGCTGTACGAGCAGGTCGGCGCGAAGTTGATGCAGGATTCGATGTACCTGCCGCTGTGGGACGTGGCCGGCGCGTTCACGCTGTCGCCGAAGGTGCAGAACCTGCACCAGACCCTGAACGGCTACCTGGCGTTCCACAGCGCCACGGTCGGCTGA
- a CDS encoding chloride channel protein produces MSQASERAGGEQAAGGRSADPQVLMRSRQYRGLLVVSALIGVVVSIASWGFLELTHWLQQALYFDLPKTLGFDSAPWWWPLPVLTVGGLVIAFAVVRLPGHGGHEPSEGLKTGAPTTPVELPGVILAAVATVGLGLVLGPEAPLIALGGGVALFVVDRARRPVPDQAKLVLAAAGGFAALATIFGSPVVGAVIIIEAAGLGGPMLPLILLPGLLASGIGSLVFLGIGNLTGLSTNAYALPPLTLPAYPTPQLVDFLWTVPLALVAAGGVFAVMTLGRHTRSLVARRPFLLIPLAALVVGLLAIAFAQISGQTADAVLFSGQDEMSATLQQAGNVSLGTIALLLVAKALAWGVSLGAARGGPTFPAIFLALVGGLLASHLPGFAETPAIGVLIGASVVAVLRLPLSAIVLALLITQAGAGVAPLVIVSVVVAYIATLVLSARSTAPREG; encoded by the coding sequence ATGAGTCAGGCGAGCGAACGTGCGGGTGGTGAGCAGGCGGCCGGTGGCCGGTCCGCCGATCCGCAGGTGCTGATGCGAAGCCGGCAGTACCGCGGCCTGCTGGTCGTGTCGGCGTTGATCGGTGTGGTCGTGTCGATCGCGTCCTGGGGCTTCCTCGAGCTCACCCATTGGCTGCAACAGGCGTTGTACTTCGACCTTCCGAAGACCCTCGGCTTCGACTCGGCTCCGTGGTGGTGGCCACTGCCCGTGCTCACCGTGGGCGGACTGGTGATCGCGTTCGCCGTCGTGAGACTGCCCGGTCATGGTGGTCACGAACCGTCCGAGGGGCTGAAGACCGGCGCACCGACCACACCTGTCGAGTTGCCCGGCGTCATACTCGCCGCCGTCGCCACGGTCGGTCTGGGACTGGTCCTCGGACCGGAGGCACCGCTGATCGCCCTGGGAGGTGGCGTTGCCTTGTTCGTTGTGGACCGGGCGAGGCGACCGGTCCCCGACCAGGCCAAGCTCGTCCTCGCCGCGGCGGGTGGGTTCGCCGCGCTGGCGACGATCTTCGGATCGCCGGTCGTCGGCGCGGTGATCATCATCGAAGCCGCGGGCCTCGGTGGACCCATGCTGCCGCTCATCCTGCTGCCGGGTCTGCTCGCGTCCGGCATCGGCTCTCTGGTCTTCCTCGGGATCGGCAATCTGACCGGCCTGAGCACCAACGCCTACGCACTTCCGCCACTGACACTCCCGGCCTACCCGACCCCGCAACTGGTCGACTTCCTCTGGACTGTCCCGCTGGCCTTGGTGGCAGCAGGTGGCGTCTTCGCGGTGATGACGCTGGGGCGGCATACGCGATCACTGGTCGCACGGCGACCGTTCCTGCTGATTCCGCTCGCCGCGCTGGTGGTCGGTCTGCTGGCCATCGCCTTCGCCCAGATCAGCGGGCAAACGGCCGACGCCGTGCTGTTCTCAGGTCAGGACGAGATGTCCGCGACCTTGCAGCAGGCGGGGAACGTCTCGCTGGGCACGATCGCGCTGCTCCTGGTGGCCAAAGCCTTGGCGTGGGGTGTGTCGCTCGGCGCTGCTCGCGGCGGTCCGACGTTCCCCGCCATCTTCCTCGCGCTGGTCGGCGGCCTGCTGGCATCGCATCTTCCCGGGTTCGCCGAGACCCCGGCCATCGGAGTTCTGATCGGAGCATCGGTCGTCGCAGTACTGAGACTGCCGCTGTCCGCGATCGTGCTCGCTCTGCTGATCACCCAGGCCGGAGCTGGGGTCGCCCCGCTCGTCATCGTGTCTGTGGTGGTGGCTTACATCGCCACACTGGTCCTCTCGGCACGCAGCACGGCTCCCCGCGAGGGGTGA
- a CDS encoding RNA polymerase sigma factor, protein MTMTSSRPEKPPTARDGDLWDALRRQEPEALGELFGRYAAAVHAYAVRHTGSYAYADDAVQAAFMTAWRHFGRSDPGPLRYDTALPWLLAIARNELRNTARARRRLTQFLLRQPAPLSHPDHAETVAARVDSEKHIRAVRAALSDLPAHERETVELVYWAELSIADAAVVLGVAEGTVKARLSRARRRLPALLEEHR, encoded by the coding sequence ATGACCATGACTTCGAGCCGGCCGGAGAAGCCTCCGACCGCGCGCGACGGGGACCTGTGGGACGCCTTGCGCCGCCAGGAGCCCGAGGCGCTCGGCGAGCTCTTCGGCCGGTACGCCGCGGCAGTGCACGCGTACGCCGTACGCCACACCGGCTCCTATGCGTACGCCGACGACGCGGTCCAGGCGGCCTTCATGACCGCGTGGAGGCACTTCGGGCGCTCGGATCCTGGCCCGCTGAGGTACGACACCGCCCTCCCCTGGCTGCTCGCGATCGCCCGCAACGAGCTGCGAAATACGGCCAGAGCACGCCGGCGCCTGACGCAGTTCCTGCTCCGGCAGCCGGCGCCGCTCTCCCATCCCGACCACGCCGAGACGGTCGCTGCGCGGGTCGACTCGGAGAAACACATCCGGGCTGTTCGGGCGGCGCTGTCCGACCTGCCCGCCCACGAGCGCGAGACCGTCGAGCTCGTCTACTGGGCCGAGCTGTCGATCGCCGACGCCGCCGTCGTACTGGGCGTTGCCGAAGGCACCGTCAAAGCCCGCCTGTCCCGCGCCCGTCGCCGGCTACCGGCTCTGCTGGAGGAGCACCGATGA
- a CDS encoding DUF349 domain-containing protein → MAGENWGRVAEDGTVFVRTKDGERAVGQWPDANPEEALAFYTRRYDALAFEVELLEQRVQAGTVSPDDARAAVKKVTGSIEEAQAVGDLDGLRARLDALSPLVAQQRERRKAERAAKVEEARSAKTKIATEAETIAAGTDWRHGVTRLRELLDEWKALPRLDKSSDDELWHRFSSARTTYTRHRKQHFAELSSKREEAAVVKERLAAEAETLSGSTDWGPTSGRFRDLMRQWKAAGPAPREVDDKLWARFRAAQDLFFGARDAVQAEENAEQVENLQAKEALLTEIETILPVEDARTAREQLREYLDRWDQIGKVPRDSMRAIDGRLRAVEQAVKAAEDEVWNRSNPEARARAEATVKQLQSLIADLEKQAAKFESQGNTRKATEAREAIAARREWLTQAQNALTDFS, encoded by the coding sequence GTGGCCGGAGAGAACTGGGGCCGGGTAGCCGAGGACGGAACGGTCTTCGTACGGACGAAGGACGGTGAACGGGCAGTCGGTCAGTGGCCGGACGCCAACCCTGAGGAAGCGCTCGCTTTCTACACCCGCCGGTACGACGCGCTCGCGTTCGAGGTCGAACTGCTGGAGCAGCGGGTCCAGGCGGGCACAGTGTCACCGGACGACGCCCGGGCCGCGGTCAAGAAGGTCACCGGCTCGATCGAGGAGGCCCAGGCGGTCGGCGACCTCGACGGCCTGCGCGCCCGGCTCGACGCGCTCAGCCCCTTGGTCGCGCAGCAGCGTGAACGCCGCAAGGCCGAGCGCGCCGCGAAGGTCGAGGAGGCACGCTCCGCCAAGACCAAGATCGCCACCGAGGCCGAGACGATCGCCGCCGGCACCGACTGGCGCCACGGTGTCACCCGCCTGCGCGAGCTGCTGGACGAGTGGAAGGCACTCCCCCGGCTCGACAAGTCGTCGGACGACGAGCTGTGGCACCGGTTCTCTTCCGCGCGTACGACGTACACGCGGCATCGCAAGCAGCACTTCGCCGAGCTGTCCTCCAAGCGTGAAGAGGCCGCTGTGGTGAAGGAGCGGCTCGCCGCCGAGGCCGAGACGCTGTCCGGCTCCACCGATTGGGGGCCCACCTCCGGCCGCTTCCGCGACCTGATGAGGCAGTGGAAGGCCGCCGGGCCCGCGCCGCGCGAGGTCGACGACAAGCTGTGGGCGCGCTTCCGGGCTGCTCAGGACCTGTTCTTCGGCGCACGGGACGCCGTACAGGCCGAGGAGAACGCGGAGCAGGTCGAGAACCTGCAGGCGAAGGAAGCGCTGCTGACCGAGATCGAGACGATCCTCCCGGTCGAGGACGCCCGTACGGCGCGCGAGCAGCTCCGCGAGTACCTGGACCGCTGGGACCAGATCGGCAAGGTGCCCCGCGACTCCATGCGCGCCATCGACGGACGCCTGCGAGCCGTCGAGCAAGCCGTCAAGGCAGCCGAGGACGAGGTCTGGAACCGCTCCAACCCAGAGGCCCGAGCCCGCGCCGAAGCCACGGTCAAGCAGCTCCAGTCCCTCATCGCCGACCTGGAAAAACAAGCAGCCAAGTTCGAGTCCCAGGGCAACACCCGCAAGGCGACGGAGGCCCGCGAAGCCATCGCCGCCCGCCGCGAATGGCTAACCCAAGCCCAAAACGCCCTCACCGACTTCAGCTGA
- a CDS encoding GntR family transcriptional regulator encodes MTTTPILVGDGHRPLRDVVAAELRRLILAGSLPPGERLVEDRLAQQLGVSRNPIREAMRVLEAEGFLDVTARRGAFVAKLSAQQAEDLFQVRLALEPLGARLAASVENPETALITRAWAILDLVGESGPDQDLDALSTLHTELHSLIFELTRNDYLIALAIPMVKRGQWLLRQSAPLQNPAAWAEHHGLIAAIAAGDPDLAEAAARHHVLSVRNALRPHLEPVRPHDATA; translated from the coding sequence GTGACTACGACCCCGATTCTGGTCGGCGACGGCCATCGACCGCTCCGCGACGTGGTCGCCGCCGAGCTGCGGCGCCTCATTCTGGCCGGCTCGCTGCCGCCCGGCGAGCGTCTGGTCGAGGACCGCCTCGCCCAGCAGTTGGGGGTGTCCCGCAACCCGATCCGCGAGGCCATGCGGGTCCTCGAGGCCGAGGGATTCCTCGACGTGACCGCGCGGCGCGGCGCCTTCGTGGCCAAGCTGTCGGCCCAGCAGGCCGAGGACCTGTTCCAGGTCAGGCTCGCCCTCGAGCCGCTCGGCGCCCGGCTGGCGGCGTCCGTCGAGAATCCCGAAACCGCCTTGATCACAAGGGCTTGGGCCATTCTCGACCTGGTCGGCGAGTCCGGGCCGGACCAGGATCTCGATGCGCTGTCGACCCTGCACACCGAGCTGCACTCACTGATCTTCGAACTGACCAGGAACGACTACCTGATCGCCCTGGCGATCCCGATGGTCAAGCGCGGTCAGTGGCTGCTGCGGCAGAGCGCCCCATTGCAGAACCCGGCCGCCTGGGCCGAGCACCACGGCCTGATCGCGGCGATCGCCGCGGGTGATCCGGACCTGGCCGAGGCGGCCGCCCGGCACCACGTGCTCAGCGTCCGCAACGCACTGCGTCCCCACCTGGAGCCGGTCCGCCCGCACGACGCCACAGCGTGA
- a CDS encoding MBL fold metallo-hydrolase — MLIAGFPAGAWGTNCYVVATGQGAECIVVDPGMDATDGVEQVVRENGLKPVAVLLTHGHIDHMFSVLPVCGTYDATAWIHPDDRHLLADPMAGISPESARMLLGGNHEFAEPDDVAELKDGLSLELAGLTFTVDHTPGHTRGSVTFTTPYDGPEDVPAVLFSGDVLFAGSIGRTDLPGGDHPAMLHTLATKILPMRDEIVVLPGHGGQTTIGREKATNPYLQDLEIPKS, encoded by the coding sequence GTGCTCATCGCCGGGTTCCCCGCGGGTGCGTGGGGTACGAACTGCTACGTCGTCGCCACCGGCCAGGGCGCGGAATGCATCGTCGTCGACCCCGGAATGGACGCGACCGACGGCGTCGAGCAGGTCGTCCGGGAGAACGGGCTCAAACCTGTCGCCGTACTGCTCACGCACGGTCACATCGACCACATGTTCTCCGTACTCCCGGTCTGCGGGACGTACGACGCGACCGCGTGGATCCACCCGGACGACCGGCACCTGCTCGCCGACCCGATGGCTGGAATCAGTCCGGAGTCGGCCCGGATGCTGCTCGGCGGGAACCACGAGTTCGCCGAGCCGGACGACGTCGCCGAGCTCAAGGACGGCCTGAGCTTGGAGCTGGCCGGCCTCACCTTCACCGTCGACCACACCCCGGGCCACACCCGCGGGTCGGTCACGTTCACCACGCCGTACGACGGGCCGGAAGACGTGCCCGCGGTCCTGTTCTCCGGTGACGTGTTGTTCGCCGGGTCGATCGGCCGGACGGATCTGCCTGGCGGCGATCATCCGGCGATGCTGCATACGTTGGCCACCAAGATCCTGCCGATGCGCGACGAGATCGTCGTCCTGCCGGGTCATGGTGGCCAGACCACGATCGGCCGGGAGAAGGCGACCAACCCCTATTTGCAGGACCTGGAGATACCGAAATCATGA
- the hisS gene encoding histidine--tRNA ligase, whose product MSKVTPLSGFPEFLPSDRIVELQFLDTIRETFELHGFASIETRAVEPVERLSNQGEDADKEIYGVRRLAAGADEDAALGLHFDLTVPFARYVLENSGKLTFPFRRYQIQKVWRGERPQEGRYREFTQADIDIIDSGELPFHYEVELPLVIADAFRKLPIPAFRIQVNTRQIPEGFYRGLGIEDITGALRIVDKLDKIGPDKVTDLLTAAGLSAETAKQVLRLAEISSTDASFADQVRALGVQHEILDEGLERLSQIMTAANEHAPGLLVADLKIARGLDYYTGTVYETQLIGDEGYGSICSGGRYDSLASDGKTTYPGVGISIGVSRLVHRLIGKGLLKASRSTPTAVLIALNSEEDRADAMRTAIQLRGRGIPVEVAPAAAKFGKQIRFADRRGIPFVLFSTENGPEMKDIRSGEQVPVDPATWAPPAADLTPQIETQEENS is encoded by the coding sequence ATGAGCAAGGTGACCCCACTCAGCGGGTTCCCCGAATTCCTACCGTCAGACCGAATTGTCGAGCTGCAGTTCCTCGACACCATCCGGGAGACGTTCGAGCTGCACGGATTCGCGTCGATCGAGACCCGTGCGGTCGAGCCGGTCGAGCGCCTGTCCAACCAGGGCGAGGACGCCGACAAGGAGATCTACGGCGTACGACGGCTTGCCGCCGGGGCCGACGAGGACGCGGCCCTCGGACTGCACTTCGACCTGACCGTCCCGTTCGCGCGGTACGTGCTGGAGAACAGCGGCAAGCTCACGTTCCCGTTCCGCCGCTACCAGATCCAGAAGGTGTGGCGCGGCGAACGCCCGCAGGAGGGCCGGTACCGCGAGTTCACCCAGGCGGACATCGACATCATCGACAGCGGTGAGCTGCCGTTCCACTACGAGGTCGAGCTGCCGCTGGTGATCGCGGACGCGTTCCGCAAGCTGCCGATCCCGGCGTTCCGGATCCAGGTGAACACCCGCCAGATCCCCGAGGGGTTCTACCGCGGCCTCGGCATCGAGGACATCACCGGCGCGCTCCGGATCGTCGACAAGCTGGACAAGATCGGCCCGGACAAGGTGACCGACCTGCTGACCGCCGCCGGCCTGTCCGCGGAGACCGCCAAGCAGGTGTTGCGGCTGGCGGAGATCTCGAGCACGGATGCATCGTTCGCGGATCAGGTGCGCGCGCTCGGCGTACAGCACGAGATCCTCGACGAAGGGCTCGAGCGGCTGTCGCAGATCATGACGGCTGCGAACGAGCACGCGCCGGGTCTGCTCGTGGCCGATCTCAAGATCGCGCGCGGGCTGGACTACTACACCGGCACGGTCTACGAGACGCAGTTGATCGGTGACGAGGGGTACGGATCGATCTGCTCCGGTGGGCGGTACGACTCGCTCGCGTCGGACGGCAAGACGACGTACCCGGGCGTCGGGATCTCGATCGGGGTGTCGCGACTGGTGCACCGGCTGATCGGGAAGGGCTTGCTGAAGGCGAGCCGCAGTACGCCGACGGCCGTGCTGATCGCGCTGAACTCCGAGGAAGACCGCGCGGACGCGATGCGTACGGCGATTCAGCTGCGCGGCCGCGGGATTCCGGTGGAAGTGGCGCCGGCGGCAGCGAAGTTCGGTAAGCAGATCCGGTTCGCGGACCGGCGGGGGATCCCGTTCGTGCTGTTCAGCACCGAGAACGGCCCCGAGATGAAGGACATCCGTAGCGGTGAGCAGGTGCCGGTCGACCCGGCGACCTGGGCGCCGCCGGCGGCCGACCTAACACCTCAGATCGAAACGCAAGAGGAGAACTCGTGA
- the aspS gene encoding aspartate--tRNA ligase gives MIRNRSAGSLRASDAGETVILAGWVARRRDHGGVAFIDLRDSSGTVQVVIRDEDAAHGLRSEYCLKIVGEVSPRPEGNANPNLPTGEVEVIATEVEVLNEAAPLPFPVEEHHATPVNEEIRLKYRYLDLRRQGPGAAIRLRSKVNQAARAVLAEHDFVEIETPTLTKSTPEGARDFLVPARLQPGSWYALPQSPQLFKQLLMVAGMERYFQIARCYRDEDFRADRQPEFTQLDIEMSFVDQDDIIALSEEILTALWKLVGYDVQTPIPRMTYGEAMARFGSDKPDLRMGLELVECTEYFKNTPFRVFQAPYVGAVVMPGGADQPRKQLDAWQEWAKQRGARGLAYVLVGQDGELGGPVAKNLSEEERAGIADHVGAKPGDCIFFAAGPIKSSRALLGAARLEIGRRGGLIDESAWSFVWVVDAPLFEPADDATAAGDVAVGSGAWTAVHHAFTSPKPDSLDTFDTDPGSALAYAYDIVCNGNEIGGGSIRIHREDVQKRVFKVMGLSDEEASEKFGFLLDAFKFGAPPHGGIAFGWDRITALLAGTESIRDVIAFPKSGGGFDPLTAAPAPITPEQRKEAGVDAKPVEKKAE, from the coding sequence GTGATCCGTAACCGTTCCGCAGGTTCGCTGCGTGCATCCGACGCCGGCGAGACCGTGATCCTGGCGGGCTGGGTGGCGCGGCGGCGCGATCACGGCGGCGTGGCGTTCATCGACCTGCGCGACTCGTCCGGCACCGTCCAGGTCGTGATCCGGGACGAGGACGCCGCGCACGGCCTGCGTTCGGAGTACTGCCTGAAGATCGTCGGCGAGGTCTCGCCGCGCCCCGAGGGCAACGCGAACCCGAACCTCCCGACCGGCGAGGTGGAGGTGATCGCGACCGAGGTCGAGGTGCTGAACGAGGCCGCTCCGCTGCCGTTCCCGGTCGAGGAGCACCACGCGACCCCGGTGAACGAGGAGATCCGGCTCAAGTACCGGTACCTCGACCTGCGCCGCCAGGGTCCCGGTGCGGCGATCCGCCTGCGCAGCAAGGTGAACCAGGCCGCTCGTGCGGTGCTGGCCGAGCATGACTTCGTCGAGATCGAGACGCCGACGCTGACCAAGTCGACGCCGGAAGGCGCCCGCGACTTCCTGGTGCCGGCGCGTCTGCAGCCGGGCAGCTGGTACGCGCTGCCGCAGTCGCCGCAGCTGTTCAAGCAGCTGCTGATGGTGGCCGGCATGGAGCGGTACTTCCAGATCGCCCGCTGCTACCGCGACGAGGACTTCCGCGCCGACCGGCAGCCGGAGTTCACCCAGCTCGACATCGAGATGAGCTTCGTCGACCAGGACGACATCATCGCGCTGTCCGAGGAGATCCTGACCGCGCTCTGGAAGCTCGTCGGGTACGACGTGCAGACGCCGATCCCGCGGATGACGTACGGCGAGGCGATGGCCCGCTTCGGGTCCGACAAGCCGGATCTGCGGATGGGCCTGGAGCTCGTCGAGTGCACGGAGTACTTCAAGAACACGCCGTTCCGGGTCTTCCAGGCGCCGTACGTCGGTGCCGTCGTGATGCCGGGTGGCGCCGACCAGCCGCGGAAGCAGCTGGACGCGTGGCAGGAATGGGCGAAGCAGCGTGGCGCCCGCGGACTGGCCTACGTGCTCGTCGGTCAGGACGGCGAGCTCGGTGGGCCGGTCGCGAAGAACCTGTCCGAGGAGGAGCGCGCGGGTATCGCCGATCACGTCGGCGCGAAGCCGGGCGACTGCATCTTCTTCGCCGCCGGTCCGATCAAGTCGTCGCGGGCGCTGCTCGGCGCGGCCCGGCTGGAGATCGGCCGTCGTGGCGGGCTGATCGACGAGTCGGCGTGGTCGTTCGTGTGGGTCGTCGACGCGCCGCTGTTCGAGCCGGCCGACGACGCGACGGCCGCTGGTGATGTCGCGGTCGGGTCCGGCGCGTGGACCGCCGTACACCACGCCTTCACGTCGCCGAAGCCGGACTCGCTGGACACGTTCGACACCGACCCGGGATCGGCGCTGGCGTATGCGTACGACATCGTCTGCAACGGCAACGAGATCGGCGGTGGCTCGATCCGTATCCACCGCGAGGACGTACAGAAGCGCGTGTTCAAGGTGATGGGGCTGAGCGACGAGGAGGCCTCGGAGAAGTTCGGGTTCCTCCTCGACGCGTTCAAGTTCGGCGCGCCGCCGCACGGCGGGATCGCGTTCGGCTGGGACCGGATCACCGCGCTGCTCGCCGGCACGGAGTCGATCCGCGACGTGATCGCGTTCCCGAAGTCCGGCGGCGGGTTCGACCCGCTGACCGCGGCACCGGCGCCGATCACGCCGGAGCAGCGCAAGGAAGCCGGCGTCGACGCCAAGCCCGTGGAGAAGAAGGCGGAATAA
- a CDS encoding class I SAM-dependent methyltransferase, producing MRVGQGGNGPGPLTPDGSAVELYEVTQVHGEDELIDAAIDPASSILELGCGTGRITRPLLARGHRVLAVDESQDMIARVIETETICSTIGDLRLDKQFDLVLMMSFLINVSDDAERLRLLQTCAHHVRPGGSVILQQQTPGMLRGPAVMVNEQRRMEISDVEELPGNRQAATLTYTIDGKTWSQRILTQNLSEDQLAAQLAEVGLQRTDYLSPDKTWVRARPV from the coding sequence ATGAGAGTCGGACAAGGTGGTAACGGACCGGGACCGCTCACACCGGACGGGAGCGCGGTCGAGCTCTACGAAGTCACGCAGGTGCACGGCGAGGACGAGCTGATCGACGCCGCGATCGATCCCGCCAGCAGCATCCTCGAGCTCGGTTGCGGCACCGGGCGCATCACCCGGCCGCTGCTCGCCCGAGGGCACCGGGTGCTCGCCGTCGACGAGTCACAGGACATGATCGCGAGGGTCATCGAGACCGAGACGATCTGCTCGACGATCGGCGATCTGCGGCTGGACAAGCAGTTCGACCTCGTCCTGATGATGTCGTTCCTGATCAACGTTTCCGACGACGCCGAACGCCTGCGCCTGCTGCAGACCTGCGCGCACCACGTTCGCCCCGGCGGCTCCGTGATCCTCCAGCAGCAGACCCCGGGCATGCTGCGCGGTCCGGCCGTGATGGTGAACGAGCAGCGCCGGATGGAGATCTCCGACGTCGAGGAGCTCCCCGGCAATCGCCAGGCCGCGACGCTGACCTACACCATCGACGGCAAGACCTGGTCGCAGCGGATCCTCACCCAGAACCTCTCCGAAGACCAGTTGGCGGCCCAGCTCGCCGAGGTCGGCCTACAGCGCACCGACTACCTGTCCCCGGACAAGACCTGGGTACGCGCACGTCCCGTCTGA
- a CDS encoding ion channel yields MSAGDMADDPGDPEDQARRPRSRRARRLRDVFGSPDSYGLVLVLILVTYTVSATVTASWALSLVLFVQIGTIWTTLQASRARRRLRAVASAVLIASAAVAILQLFVPGEPPGGGLIAVTCGLLYLIAPVVIVRHLVLRPAVDIETLLGAIAAYLMLGMAFAFSYRALGALQHGPFFGTQGEGDISQDLFFSFTTLTTTGYGNLVPAGNPGQSLAVTEMLFGQLFLVTAVAKVVNAVRPGRGRRSGTG; encoded by the coding sequence GTGAGTGCCGGCGACATGGCCGACGACCCCGGCGACCCCGAGGACCAGGCGCGGCGACCGCGGAGCCGCCGCGCCCGACGGCTCCGCGACGTCTTCGGCTCGCCGGACAGCTACGGCCTGGTGCTGGTGCTCATTCTGGTCACCTACACCGTGTCGGCGACGGTCACGGCGTCCTGGGCGTTGTCACTGGTGCTGTTCGTGCAGATCGGCACCATCTGGACGACGCTGCAAGCCTCGCGGGCCCGGCGGCGTCTCCGCGCCGTCGCCAGCGCGGTCCTGATCGCCTCGGCCGCGGTCGCGATCCTGCAGCTGTTCGTCCCGGGCGAGCCCCCTGGCGGGGGTCTGATCGCGGTGACCTGCGGCCTGCTCTACCTGATCGCACCGGTCGTCATCGTCCGCCATCTGGTGCTGCGACCAGCCGTGGACATCGAGACGTTGCTGGGTGCGATCGCGGCGTACTTGATGCTCGGTATGGCGTTCGCGTTCTCCTACCGGGCCCTGGGGGCCCTGCAGCACGGTCCGTTCTTCGGGACTCAGGGGGAGGGCGACATCTCCCAGGACCTGTTCTTCTCGTTCACGACGCTGACCACGACCGGGTACGGCAACCTGGTCCCCGCGGGCAACCCGGGTCAGAGCCTCGCCGTCACCGAGATGCTGTTCGGCCAGTTGTTCCTGGTGACGGCAGTGGCCAAAGTCGTGAACGCCGTCCGGCCCGGGCGGGGTAGGCGCTCAGGAACAGGATGA